In Dioscorea cayenensis subsp. rotundata cultivar TDr96_F1 chromosome 11, TDr96_F1_v2_PseudoChromosome.rev07_lg8_w22 25.fasta, whole genome shotgun sequence, a single genomic region encodes these proteins:
- the LOC120271953 gene encoding DET1- and DDB1-associated protein 1, whose amino-acid sequence MGSVFGDWPSYDPLNFSQLRPSDPSQPSKLRLVTYRPTHNRVMPPPDQVISTEETNILLRQFYQKADEKLRPKRAATDNLMPEHACKQARGAFAENASN is encoded by the exons ATGGGGTCTGTCTTCGGTGACTGGCCTTCCTACGATCCCCTCAACTTCAGCCAGCTTCGCCCATCCGACCCCTCTCAGCCATCT AAACTGAGACTTGTCACTTATCGTCCTACACATAACAGGGTAATGCCACCACCCGATCAAG TGATATCAACTGAAGAGACGAACATTCTACTAAGACAATTTTATCAGAAAGCTGACGAGAAG TTGCGACCGAAGAGAGCGGCGACTGACAATCTCATGCCGGAGCATGCTTGCAAACAAGCTAGGGGTGCCTTTGCTGAAAATGCATCAAACTAA
- the LOC120272696 gene encoding GTP-binding protein YPTM2-like codes for MNPEYDYLFKLLLIGDSGVGKSCLLLRFADDSYLESYISTIGVDFKIRTVEQDGKTIKLQIWDTAGQERFRTITSSYYRGAHGIIVVYDVTDQESFNNVKQWLNEIDRYASENVNKILVGNKCDLTANKVVSYETAKAFADEIGIPFLETSAKNATNVEQAFMAMAAAIKNRMASQPAANSARPPTVQIRGQPVNQKSSCCSS; via the exons ATGAATCCCGAGTA CGATTACCTGTTCAAGCTTTTGCTAATTGGAGATTCTGGTGTTGGCAAGTCTTGCCTCCTTCTTAGATTTGCT GATGATTCGTATCTGGAGAGTTACATCAGCACCATTGGAGTTGATTTT AAAATACGCACTGTGGAGCAGGATGGGAAGACCATCAAACTTCAGATT TGGGATACTGCTGGACAAGAACGGTTTAGAACAATTACCAGCAGCTACTATCGTGGCGCCCATGGAATAATC GTGGTATATGATGTGACGGATCAGGAGAGCTTCAATAATGTCAAACAATGGCTGAATGAGATCGACCGTTACGCCAGCGAAAATGTGAACAAGATTTTGGTTGGAAACAAATGTGATCTGACAGCTAACAAAGTTGTGTCTTACGAGACAGCCAAG GCTTTTGCTGATGAGATCGGCATCCCGTTCTTGGAAACTAGTGCCAAGAATGCAACTAATGTGGAACAAGCCTTCATGGCCATGGCTGCTGCCATCAAGAACAG GATGGCAAGCCAACCGGCTGCAAACAGTGCCAGACCTCCGACCGTGCAAATTCGCGGGCAACCTGTGAACCAGAAAAGCTCATGCTGTTCTTCTTAA